CGAGGATAAGTCAAAGGGAAGAAGCTTCGATTATTCATTCGCTCGGACAGTCGTGTTACTTTCGTTTCATCGGGTATGCAGAGGAAAAAATCGTTTGAGAACgataaacgaataaataaataaaatgaaacgaagaaaaagaaagaagaagaaaattatcGTAATGAAAATCAAAATGATCAAGCGTATCTGAATTCGAAGCCGATAAAATTGTCGAAtgattttctttaattaaagaGCTTGTCAGCCTCGTCGTAGAAATTCTCTTTGGTTGAATTACGCGCGCGATAATTTTGTATTATACTTACAAATCTCAACGTAATTCTTTTGCATCCCCCTCTTTAcacaaaagagaaaaagaaatacatACATTACAAACtaacaagaaagaaaagaaaaaacagcCCGAGTTTCGTGTCTTTTTCCACGATGCTTCTGAACGCTATAAAATTCATCGTTTCTCAACTTTGTACAGGAATTACAAATCTAAgaataaaacagaaaataagaaatatacaGTCGTCCTCGGTCCACCgggaatattaataaatcattgttCGAAACTACATTTACAAGGGAAATTCGACAAACGAATAAACGATAATTtgtaaaagaacaaaaaaaaaaaaaagaaaaaaaaatgtggGATGTGCTTAAATCGAAAAAATTAATGGGACGAGATGCCGCATCACATATACCTAtgcttatatattatatatatacagattTCAGTCGGCAATTCGTCTATCCTTTTTCGTTATCTCTCTTTCCTTCGAatgtatacaatataaaatGCTACGACCTTCTCGTGCAATTTTTCATGCAGCACATATCAGAAATCATTGTCGTCATTAGAATGCATACCTTTACGTAGAATCTGGTAACACAATAACGTATCGTTAACGCGCCTAATATACGGCACATATATTTTCTTATGAACATGAACACCAGATACCGTCGTGCATACCGTATCATATCGTGATAAAGGGATTCTTGTCGCatacaattaaataatattcCGACAGATGAACACCACCGAAAAGTCTATGACATGTGTTTACGTATTAGATCACCCAACTTATTCCGAACAAAGTGATCGTTAGAAACACGTGTTTCCAACGCTCATCGAAGTATAAGAATCAATATAACATTTAACCGAGATAATATGAAGTTTGTGTGACACAAAGGAGAAACAAGTTGGATATGTTTAAGGCACGCCAGAATTAAAAGTGATCGTTAACTACTGTACAGCAAAAAGTTCGtgatcgtataacgtatacttCATTCAGAACAATAACTGGGTCTGTCATTGGTAAATATATGACATAGACTTTCAGGATATTTTGATGAACACTCGCGAGTAGGAAAAAATGACTTCCGACTCGCTTATGGTCCTCAGAATCGTTTAGACCTACGCTCTTAGACTAAGAGATAGTACACGCGTGCCATCTCTAATTTCTCGTATTAAGATTATCGTAGCGCAAAAACTTTGAACGTTGTGGGAAGACTATCTTCAACGAATACGTAAACATAACTTAGATCTGCGATATGTATAATGGTAGAAATATAAAATGGAGACCTGACAAAATGGTAGCGTGCTTAAAGTATATTTACATTCTCTTCGGTATCTCGCGAGATTTCAGGCAATTAAGGCGTTCTTTGTAAAATCGATATTTTCACGATGAGCCGTAGTAAAAGGTTGAGTAACAATGAAATAAACACGACTCTCGCTTTAAAAAGGCGGAGACTAACGATTACAGATATAACGATGGAAATCGATCAAAgtcatttataatttattaaaagatataaaatgcCTATGGTAAAAAGATACCTATGCTAATGGAAGACTAGCAGCACTATCTTAACGCGAGACAAGGACAATACTCCGCACTGCATCGCAAACTATTGTACCGCTACAAGAGAAATCATTCGCGAAGCTAGGATGGAAACTAACAGCCAAAACGTGTGTCGTGTGCCACAAACAATTATAGATTGGACAAAAATACAGGCGATTAACAACGAAACATAAGAAAGGACGACTGGCATCTGCGAAGAAACATGTACACTGAAGAAAAGTTATCTTTATCGATGAGAAACGGTTCAACTTGGATGGTTCACTCGTATGTTCGTACTATTATCGAGAAGAATTCGAAAAGAACCATTAAGAAAAATTTTCTGACCTGGCATCGGATTAAAAGGAAATCAGTTTTCtagaaagaaaaatgaattgTACAATTTACCTGCAATTAATAAAAAGTCACATTGACAAGTATGCAGAATAAATTGCTAAACCAGAATATATGTTCCAGCAAGATAATGCTGCTGTGCTTACGGCAAAAGTTattcaagaatatttttcaaaggAAAAAATTTCCGTTCTTCGATGGCCAGCGTGCTCCTCAAACCTCGAAATCATTGAGAACTGTTGCAGATTGCTATCACGAGCTACCTACACAGAAGGCAGACAATTCGAAGATTTGCACGATTCAAAATCCTGCGATAGAAGagaattggaaaatatttcCCAATGCACAATTAAAGTCTTGTATAAATCCTTATCAATCAAGATGACTGAAGTAATTGAGAACCATGGAGCCTCTGCACATCGTTAAAAACATCTATAACTATGTTATTTATATACTTTTGTATTTATAACTTATGTAATATGAAATAtaagtttatatttttcaagtgtGCTATCACCTTGTCTGTGTTCATTTTCGTATTTATACCAAGAGAACTCATTGATGTAATGTCAATCTAAGTAATGTTTAGATTAGATAGATAGTGGAAGGTAATCTTCATATAACATTCAAAGTTTTCACAGTACCATAATTATAATATGAGAAATTAAAGATGGCATGCGTGTTCTATCTTTTTGTCTAGAATTATTATTACCCATTGCACAACAGTGCATTACATCGCGCACAAAACAATCTATCCATGATGAAACCAATTCCAAGATCAATCCAACGGTGATTACTTCACGACGAGAATTGCACGATCGTCCAATGACCACTAACATGGccaaaaatattctttttattgtttgtttgtttTCATGATCACTAAATCAGCAACGGTAATTATATGAATAATAGTACTCGTAGCACTAATGGTgataatatagtaataataatttacatttaCACTTTTCCATACTTATTTACTcagttaattaattatatttcctATCTACTTACGACATGCTTACGTTTACACTCGCTCATACTTCAACGCAATACAGTCTGTACTCAATCCTTAATGAAAATCATTAAACACTcgaacatatatatatgtataaaagtaAGACAAGCAATCGTAAAAAATATACAGTGAAACGCGTAATGTACAAGATCGATGAAATAGATATTGCTGAATCTCTCTCAcgctccctccctctctctctctctctctccccccctcCCTCTTTTTCGTGCTTTCCTCTtttgtctctttctctttcattcACTCACTCACTCGCaagtgcgcgcgcgcgcacacacacacacacacacattctCTCAAAAACTATCGATCATCCAAAAGTACCTTCTTTCCTTTCCGacaaatgtaataaaaaataaacgacTCAGAGAATAGCTTTTAGCTTACTTTTTAGCTTCTCAAAAAGACGTAGCACTATTAAAAGTCTACGGAaacgatataaatattaaagataatAATAGCACTGCTCAGACAAAATTGACGAGTGCACGCGAAAGTATGGATCCACAATGAGCTAAATTAGTTGAAAAATTGATCGTATCGATCAATACAAAAGTAAATGGTGACGCGCAATAATGCTTCATTTTATAGCAATCTTGCACACAATAGGATATCTTCATAAACTATCGTCGCTATCATCGGCATGAGCTTCAACTGAGACATTTGCGGCGAGCCTCGCGGCACTTGCTTCTCTACTAGTATCAATCTCTTGTTCCATCGAATTACTCTGCATCTGCTGTTCGTCTATACGTATATGTGCACATAAATGATACCATAACACGTTAACAATATTAATAAGTTTTACGTAGTAAAGTTTCGTTTATGTAAAATTCATACGTTGAATATTATGCTAATTACCTGATTGAGTCGCTGGAGATTCTTCGTCTCCTTGACCTGGACCTAATATAGCTTCTTTCATTTGACTATTAACACCCTTTGGATCTAAGTCCGTCGCCCAACTAAAGTACATTAGTGCAAGATCGGTATTACCCAACTTTTTATGTACCTAACGAAAAAAAAACAACTTaagtaaaagaatataaaatgtaatgacaaaaaaaaaaaaacatagcAATGCTTACTTTCCCTATTGAATAATAGACTAGAGATTCTTTGGgtacaatattttttaattcctcAAATTCCCTAAGTGCTTCCGCATGCCGACCAATTGAGAAGTTGATACTTGCACGATGAAATTTGCATAACATATTATCAGGGTCATTTGCGATTGCAGTATTCAGAGTCTTTAAAGCTTCATCAGTTTTCTTCAGTGCATGTTGCACAACACCAATGTGACACATTATTGCCGAATTCTGTGGACTAATTTGTAAAGCACGTTGAAAATGCAATTCTGCTAGACTATATTGTTCCTGTTTAGAGAATATTGTCCCTAATCCAAacctataaaataagaaaaacaacatatgtaaaataatacaattatctcgttataaaatatcttataatttcCTAAACAATCTCTTCAATTAAACTTACCATGCATTATAATGCCTAGGATCAAGTCTGATAGCGTTACGAAATGCAGTAATTGCCTTATCCAATTCTTCTGTAAGAACATACTCATGACCAAGCAGTGTGTAGGCATATGGAAAATTGGGATCTACCTatacatttgaaaaataaaacttgCATCTCAATTATAACTGACAAATTTATCActatataaaaaaatgtaaaacgaaaattaaaatcTCCGTCAATATTAAAGTGTACAAATAAACGACGTACTTGAATAGCTCTTTGAAAGAATTTAATTGCCGTTTCATGCTCAGTTTGTGCAGAAAACAGATTTCCTGTAGCACACCAAGCTGCTGGAGAATTACGATCTTCAGAAACAAGTTCTTGTGCTAGAGTAGACAGTTGCACTTCAGCATGCAAATGCCATAAAACTGTACTATAAATTTCCATAAGTTCAGTCCTTTGAGGTTCCAACTGCCTCACTTCAGCAAAATAACTACCAAAAAATAGTGAGTTAGAATTTCTTATCAACTATTTcaactttttaattttacagTTTAGTAGACACCAACCTAGCAGCTTTTTTATAATCTACCATTTCAAAATGTGCACGAGCTAACATAGATAATACCCATCCTGTATTATAATGTCGTGCTGGAAGAACACTTAATATTTCAACAGCTTGGGTACAATTAAATTGACTTAAATGTTGATATGCCTCTCCTAATTCTTGTAGCAATGACATTAAACCCtctgaagaaaaaaaagaaatatatatatatatatatatatatatatatatatatacacgtatatatacataatacataaactgttgagaaaaaataatttcttccaAAACGAAGTTATAATATTGATAACATACCAGCACATTGTTTCTGGAGTGTTACTGCACAGACATTAGTACTACCTTGATTGTTTAATGCATTTACACTAGCTACAGCTTTTTCTGATGTAATTGTTtcagttttttctttttcatttcgattTCTCTCATTTAATTCATTAAAGTTAGCTTTATTTAAGTTAGTTTTTGAAAGTCTAGCTTTTGTTTTGCGAGACGGAGACTTTGGAGTTgcaaatttatttctatttggagatttattattttcctaataaagaaaaaaattattttgagtATAGTTATAATACTATAACACTGAATGTACCTACAATATCATACAATACCACACAATTAGgaacgaaaaattataataaaacaaataaatctACCTTGACTGAATAGCTGTGACTGAAGAGCCTTGAGGAACGTCTAACATTGGTACCTTGCAGTGTTGGTGGAGCTGGTGTTGGAGTAGTAGGTGTAGCTGTTACGATATTAGCGTTATTACTTGTATTTCCAGATTGTGAAAATACCGGTTTCCCTTGCTGTAAAGGAGTTTCCTTCCTTGACATTAATTGCTGcaagttaaaatattttctatataatttaGTATATTACAGCATATATATGCATTTATAAATCAATCAGTTGCAACTTAAATCTTACCCCTACATGAGCCCTTAAACTGCTAACACGTTTTGCTAGACTTTTCTGATCATTAGCTTCTGTAAGAGTAGTATGTGAAGGTAAAACTGTTGGTTCAGGTGTATTGCTTTCCAATGGTAGAATACCAAAACTTGGAGTAAGGGGGCTCATTGTATTATTGAACATACTACGATACCGTGGAAGTTTAGCTCTTGGTGATATTGAAGGACAATTATTATAATGTGTAGGTAAACTTTGTGGACTTTCATCTACAGGAGAATATAATCGTATACCAGGTCCAACGCCATTAATTATAGTTGATGCCATTGTGATTTGTGCAGGGGTACTATAAAATacgaataacataatataaagttatttaaatattttaaaaattgcaTACTTACACAGTAGTCCCATTTGTAGGTGTACCATTTGAATTATTTGTAGGTACAATGAGATCAGATTCAGTTGCATAAATGGGAGTAGGTGTACTACCATGGCACATTGCAAAATTATCTAATTTATCTAACTGAAAAATTTTTGTAGGATCTACTACTTCACCAACATTACATAATTCCTCAAACGAATGCCAAAGAAATGGATTTAACTTCAAAGCCAATTTATGCGCATCATTTCCCTTTGCTGTACGCATCATCTTATAATAAATCTTTGCTATAATCTGAAGCGAGAAGCATGCATGTTCTCCAAATTGAGTTACTATTTCTTCCAGGTTTTTTAACTGTTTATAGTATCCCCCAATTATCACGGCTTCTGCTTCTGCATATCTGgtaattaaaatatcaaattatataaatacattaaaataacaaaatagaaCAATTTAATACTTACTTCTCTAAATCATAACAACATTTGGCTAAAAGAAATCTGCATTGTGCAGAATTTGGAGCTTTCTTGGAAAGTAGTGCATAAGCTTGTCTAACTCGCCCTGATCTATAATAACATGTTGCCAAAAGAAATAAAGTTTCCTCTGAGTCAACTAAAATGACAATATAATATCGTAATTAAAAGATGCCAAGAGATAAATTGAATGTTatcaaaattataattaaaaaacctTACCTTCTGCACACAACCTTTCTGCTAAAAATATTGCATCTGGATAAGCATAATGATTTAAACAATGCCATATGGCCGCCTGTAATCATACACGTTAGAATATATTGACATAACACACAAATACACATAATGAAAAAAACATTTAatcatatttttacaaatacaaaAGTACATACATCATATTTGTTGTTAACTTCTAATACACAAAGTAACATGCTgacattcataaaaatttattagtttatgtacaaaatacaaaaaaatcATAAACGTCATAAAGGTTTGTACTTATTTATAGTCATATCCCCTCCCGTTTACGTCCATTTCGCAAAAGCAAACAACCCTAAAGAAGTTTACCCTCACATAAGAATATATTCAATATCAAATAAACTAGAATCTTGATAACCTGATTAATGGTAGAATATCGCGAAAGTAACGAAGCATCATAAAATATCGCACAGAATTGAAAATCAATTTTCTGTTGAATAACAAACATGCGTGTAAACGGTTTTCAATTTCTCATGTCAGTATCAATAAGTGTGGATGATGCGTCCAGATAGAAAATCGCACGTCACTGCCAGTTATTTCTCAAACTTAATCAATCTTACCTGCACTGGTTCCTGTACAATCATCGTTCACACGGCAGACTTGGTCATATAAGAATAATCTCGAACGTTTCAAGAAAATTTAATGAAGAAAATCCAAAGTCGAATGACTggtgtgtataaaaatttcttAGGAGTCCATCTTTGCTCCGATTCTTTTGAAGTGAACAACTAACTTCAGAACAAAGGTTTACCAACATTAGAAGAATGTCAATTCCATAAGGAATTAACAGTGTATTTATAAAAGAACTAAAGCTATCTTCAAGAGTTAAATACTTTCAACAGAAATTACTTtttctacaaatataaattttaagttAATAACATACTGTTTATTTAatgtttcatttaaaatttaaagacgtagggaaaaactaaatttctATCGCGATGATCcgatatgtatttatatatatcaaattcttacgataaaaataattataaaattgttattaatcATATCAATGATTATATCAGCATAGAATATTGCTTAActttgttataaatatatttattacatcTTATGTACTTTATTCTAGCGTTTTATTATTAACGTTATAACAACGCGagttttgaaaatttaaataatttattaaattttgttgGTAACACTAAAACTACTCATAGAGTATAGAGATATAAGAATAGAGTGCGTGAGCGAGCTGAAAAAGTGATATAGGAATAAAAAGAGAATGCTCCATAGAGACTCTTTGGATCCTTGTCTAATAAAGCATGCACATTCGTACAAtaaatatgaagtataacaccAATCTAGGAATATTATGTCCATGCACCAATCAACGAAGGGCGACAATGTCATGCCTGATCAGATAAGGACTGAAGGGGCCTTTATGCAACGTTCTCTTTCTATTCTCATATTGCATCCACTTACATGAAAACATATGACCGCGTACTCTatctgtgtatatatatatatatatatatatatatcaaattaCCTCTACCTACCGACAAAAGCTTCACTACTAGCGAAAAAGTATACAATAAGTCACTAAGTTTAAAATATCGAaatg
The Bombus affinis isolate iyBomAffi1 chromosome 2, iyBomAffi1.2, whole genome shotgun sequence genome window above contains:
- the LOC126925951 gene encoding cell division cycle protein 27 homolog codes for the protein MIVQEPVQAAIWHCLNHYAYPDAIFLAERLCAEVDSEETLFLLATCYYRSGRVRQAYALLSKKAPNSAQCRFLLAKCCYDLEKYAEAEAVIIGGYYKQLKNLEEIVTQFGEHACFSLQIIAKIYYKMMRTAKGNDAHKLALKLNPFLWHSFEELCNVGEVVDPTKIFQLDKLDNFAMCHGSTPTPIYATESDLIVPTNNSNGTPTNGTTVTPAQITMASTIINGVGPGIRLYSPVDESPQSLPTHYNNCPSISPRAKLPRYRSMFNNTMSPLTPSFGILPLESNTPEPTVLPSHTTLTEANDQKSLAKRVSSLRAHVGQLMSRKETPLQQGKPVFSQSGNTSNNANIVTATPTTPTPAPPTLQGTNVRRSSRLFSHSYSVKENNKSPNRNKFATPKSPSRKTKARLSKTNLNKANFNELNERNRNEKEKTETITSEKAVASVNALNNQGSTNVCAVTLQKQCAEGLMSLLQELGEAYQHLSQFNCTQAVEILSVLPARHYNTGWVLSMLARAHFEMVDYKKAASYFAEVRQLEPQRTELMEIYSTVLWHLHAEVQLSTLAQELVSEDRNSPAAWCATGNLFSAQTEHETAIKFFQRAIQVDPNFPYAYTLLGHEYVLTEELDKAITAFRNAIRLDPRHYNAWFGLGTIFSKQEQYSLAELHFQRALQISPQNSAIMCHIGVVQHALKKTDEALKTLNTAIANDPDNMLCKFHRASINFSIGRHAEALREFEELKNIVPKESLVYYSIGKVHKKLGNTDLALMYFSWATDLDPKGVNSQMKEAILGPGQGDEESPATQSDEQQMQSNSMEQEIDTSREASAARLAANVSVEAHADDSDDSL